ttttcatttattttccattctttttttttgtttataatTGAAATGTAAATGctaaaaattttcatctttagTTGAGAAAGGACgaaaacaaggaaagaaaaaagaaatgttaAAACAAGAGTATATTATTCTGATATCCGCATAACAGGAAAATTCCAGCCATAATTTGCATAACACGCAGAGGGATAGAGAAGGCTATGTGCACGTTGGGCGGCGGGGGGAATATAGTCTCAAGGACATTAAAAATGCACCAATTTTTCTCACCATCGATTGGAGGATAAAAGTTACATTATATATTTGTCCCCTTCTTTTAAAGGATCTTCTTGGGTTGCATACAAGGTGTGAGAAAGTTAACCCTCAGTTGAAAAGGACAAATTAACAGAGTTCACACATTAACAATTTACATCACAAATGAAACCAGACTAATTGTGCCAAATTATTTCTACCTCTTGGAGAGAACTTGGGTAACTCAAGATTATTGTTCATCAAGAGTTGCATGAACTTTCCTCCAACATGAAAGTTAATCTCTCTCTGCAACGCCCTCTGAAAGTACTGATAAGTTGTAGTTAGAACTGTGTTGGATTGGAAATGCTTCGAAACATTAAATAACAAATGATGTCGGGTACGACCAACAGATACTACAGAATTGGAAAGTGAACTTAGTAAAAAGAGGTGAGTACCATGCAAAGATAGAACTTACTTTTAAGGAATCCTCAGGCTTGGAATCGCCAACCACTTCACCATTAGACTGGGGTATCTCCAACTTTCCTTTCTCAATATCAGTGTCTAGAATAGATGATTCGTAAATGTCCATAACATCCACTTTGACACTCGGGTAGTTTTGGCATTTTGGATGGGCATCCAAGCACATCTGAGTTTTCATCAAGTTTGGAACTACTAAGACACTTTCAGATTCAGATTTTGGACTATTGGTGCATCCATCAGATGTCATAAGAACACTATGGGTACCTTGACACTGAAATTATACATAAACAACATATTCAGCTCTGCATTTTCCATTATATGTCATATTTGAATCAACCAGTCAAGCAAGCGACACAGAGAAGAAAAACTCATAACACGCACAAATGGGCTAGAAGATCAACTGTTAGAAATGGAATGACTACGAGAAAATTACTGAAGTAAAATGAAAGACAGTCTTCAAAAGTGAAAAACACAAACAAGCTCAAAACTTAATAAGACACATGCTAACATTCCCTCTAATTGTTATACTCTCAGGATTTACTTCATGATACATAATCAATCTGGTATCAAAAACAGTGGATCTTAAAGGAGATCTTAGGGCCAAGGGCTAAAGATGTAACTGGTAGGACATGAAGTGAACCAGCTTAGAGACCTCATAGTGTGTATATTATCTGGAGTTGCTAAAAGATTGATTTACTGTAGGTTGTTCATCTTTTCATTTATATAAAGGCTTTATACCCAAGAATTTTCTCCATGTCACTTCTGCAAACACGTTGAAAGTTCAAAATACGATGCATGAGCAAGCTTTCACACCTTCAACCTAAATGATAACCAAGTGGTTGAAAGTTCCATTTGGGATAAGGGTCACATCACTAATCTTTCAACTTTACCCACACTGCAGCAACCGACAGATGGAATACAGGTAGTTTTCATTTAGAGAATTCAGCACCCAGGGGATCATCAAAATGGCATTCCCAAAAATAATGCAAAATGATGGGTAGCTGATTATGGGGGTGAACACGTAACTTCATGGTTAGTTGTTAAACCGTCCATATAATTCCAATTAAAGCAGGTTAACCAACAAATTGGACATTTAAACAACCGTCTAAAAGTACAAATCTAATAACACTGGGACTAAATCAGAGTATTCCTCAAATGAACTTACTACCTAGGCTTCATTTGTATTCACCGAAAATGGTTTAAACAAAAAATCTTTCACATCTACCAAGCATTTTTTTGCACATTCTTCAGGTAAAAAATCATACATATCTTCACAACTATTCACttcaaaattaagaaaaaaaaaggaaataaaacatataatcCTGGCAACATAATACACTTTTGTAATCGTGAAATCTCTGGTCAAAAGCGTGTTCTGACATCCTACATTACCATTGCTACACCTAAAAAGCTTACAACTTTATTACTTTCTGGTTCCTACAAACCCaagagttgaaaaaaaaatgtaacacgataaatgaagaaaaaagggggaaaaaaagattCATGAAAATGGTCAACGGTTCTAAAACAACCTGAAAAACAAGCACAGTATAGTCTTCAAAGCTACGTTTTTCGACCTTACAAGTGCATAAACACAAACTCACATACAAGCTACTTTGCATAGCCAGATTcagggggaaaacaaaaaaaaaaaaaaacaaaatgcgGATGAAATTAAAAACCAGAaatgagcaaataaagatgAAATTCAAATTCGCCGTGGAAAATGCCATAGTGGTGACATTACAAACTCACCTCGTCGGCGGAATTCACCGCCATTGTGGAGGTAAGGAATgggagagagaggaagagagctACAATTTCAATTTCCAAGTCAAAGCTCTGTAATTTTCCTGTACTATAACTACTTAATATTGAAAATGCATCACAATTATAAATGGTTTCTTCTGCTCAAAGCGATTTTTTATAGGAAGAATTGGCGGTGCTCtctgcgtgtgtgtgtgtgtgtgtgtgagattTAGAACGTTACATTGGAAATTAATGAGTGAATAAGGCAGGAATTTGCCAGAAAAGCTCCGGATCACGACATTGATGATCACGACAAACATTTCCCCCACTTTCCTTCTTGGACAGTTTTACCCTTGTATAACCAACTAATACTACTAGTATAATATTTTGTACTATTTGtgtttttttattcttttaaaatggTATGAAATTCATTAAGGGTTTATTTATTTGGATAAAACTTTCTCCACACTTAAATGTATAcaacatatataaaatttaaaattaaattcaaattttacatatgcATCAATCATCAGAGACCTGGTTTATGCATAGTTACTCTAGAaaaatcaagccaaaataaTATATTACTTCATgaataataaaagtatgagtTCAGTTCATCTCCTCAAAGATTTTAGTTATCACTTTGTATACGTAAGGATAAGAATATGAGAATTTTAGgcttttttatttatatatataccaTAGGATGAGATACACAAGAAAGAGAGAGTAAACCGACAATAAAATTATGACACTATACCATCCCCTTCATTGAATGCTTCAGCAGTGGAAATTTGAAGACAAATTTAATCAAGATCCATCTCTTATCTTATCCTGTACCCTCAAGACATGaggtacaaaaagaaaaaaaaaaatcacgtaAGATGGAGAGTTATTTAAAAATTCTGTGCCTTCCCAAAAAACGATCCGGTGCATGATCGCAATTTTTAAATTCTTATGTTCAGACATCCAAAACCAGTAGGATTAATACTTTACAGAAAAGAAAGGGGAACGAACAAAATGGCATTCAAAAAGGGTAACCAATTGTCAGTGAAAATTTAAACTATTGTCATCGTGTTGATACAACTTACAAGACCAACAATTGACAACTAAAACTCTGAAATAGTCTATCTAGTTTAGACTCTGTCTTTAATATTGGCCTAGGTTAACTTGAAACTCGTAAACAATCGATCACCATTTCTTGGTAAAATTGATTCTAAAAAATTTTCGAAGCTATGGATCTTGGTGACAGTGTAAATGACCACCGGCATggcatctctctctctctctctatatatatatatatatgtccaTTGGGATCCGGGCTGGAACTTTTACCAATAAAATCGTGCAGAAAATATtcgtgtatttttttttttttttatcaacacAGGGGGTGTTCGGGTCATTCCTTACGGAACCCGACTAATCCCCTTGCGATCTGGAAGAGGAGGCCCTACTCCACACCGAACACGGTAACAACGGGACTCGAACCCTGACTGAAATCAGGTAGATTGTCATACCCTAACTAGGGGGAGCGAACCATCCGAACTGCCCGCGGGGGCAGAACAGATTCGTGTATATGATTAAAATAAACATGCATTTGTTCATAATGCAAATTAACTTGAATACGACGTACAGTTAGTTCATTTTTTATAAGTCTCATATTACGAATCGTACAATTTTTTCTTGATTAATAGCTAGTGTGTGAAATGTTCAGGAATGGGTACTGCTGCTTCAACGATTGCCTAATGACAGCAGTGTGACTTTCTTTCTTGataaaaaaaagggcaaaaaataTCAATGGCCACTAAACTATTAGTCGGATCACGTTTTGACtatcaaactatttttcgtcaATAATTGGTCAttaaacaacttaatcagtaaaCTCGTGATCATTTAGTAGATAATTGCTCTGTGAAATTAGCAGTACACGTAGCAAAGCACGGGGGTAATTTGGTCCAACAACTACGTGACCTTATTTCATAAATTAACCGCTAATTTCACAGATTAAAAATAATTATCGACTAAATGATCATAAGTTTACTGATCATGTTATTTAGTGGCCAATTACTAAtaaaaaatagtttgatggtCAAAATATGATCCGATCAATAATTTAGTGGTCGCTGATGATTTTTttaccgagagagagagagagagagagagagagagagagagacgttGAGATTCAATAATTAGGCAAGGGCATTTTGGAGCAAGTGAGTATGTTTTGGTTGGGACAGCAATGTTGTACGAGATTTGTCTGGTTGTCACGTAGCTACTGCATGTGAATTTTTGGAGCTTTAACACTGGAGACAAGTCAATCATCAAAGCCAGAGTCACGGGTTTGCCTTCTGTagtcctcctcctcctcctgttCCAAGTCTTACAAACTGTGCTGCATGAGTCTGCCTTTTTTATTTACGGATCTTTGTTAGATACTTTTAGACAGAAGTGCCTGAAAATGACCCACATGGTAAGGTAAATGTCCGTCTTTGTCtcttttttggttaaaaatacAGAACTGGCCAAGTTACCTtagactttttccttttcttacaGAAGTAAGAAACTGTTTCAAGGCTTTTGCCGAGGCCTATTGAGTAGGGACTAGGGAGGAGGAGGTCGATTTTTTCCTTAAACAGGAGTCACGGGAGAGTCTTGAGATTGGAGAGACAGGCACCGGCAGAAATTGACCCTTTCTATGAAGTCCGACTCGGACTCGACTTCCACTTAGTCAGGACACAAAGTAGCTGCCATTCACAATGTAgctccattattatttttttccatAGTATGTATATATTTCTCCTTACTCCATCGACTATTGTATATGAATTTTAAGAATAATGCACCAAAGAATTCCTTTTTGTAGTTTAACATATTATATGTTATTTTCTCGTTAACAATTTCTTTTGACTGGTAAATATATTTACCAATATTTAATTACGTAAAATATTTAACTATCACAAATTATTATACGAAACGCGagtgtttatttaataaaaaaaaatgaggtaGTTTCTACTTTTCAGCTCTGcccttagttttttttttcttcctgttttaaaagaaaacattatgatttttttttaagtgaaatGAAGGCCTAAAGGCTAATTGCATAACATCTCAATGGCGGTGGAATGCTCCTATAATATCAGAAGCTAACAAGGATTTGACTGGATCTAAAGGATCTGGAATGCAACAGCCGGTTGTAAATTCTAGCCTGCTAGTAATGAGGCAACGTACATTTCCAATTCCTATTGAGGAGCTCTCAGATTTTCTACACCAAATTAAGAAATTTAAATGTCCTAATTTGCATGCATGTCAAGATGAATACCAACATGAGGAAACACTACGTTACCTAATTGTATATGGTTCTAATATTCATACTATTGAGTAGTCTAATCATGCTGCTATAGTTTTGaaagttcaattttttttaatgaaatttgGTAGTTACTGCAATTAACTTTACTCTCTAGGATTGTCAAACGAGGACTTGGGTTACATACtaaatcgagccgctcgcgaacAGTTAGAgtcaaaactcaatttgagctGATCAAATCGAGCTTGAACTTAAAAATACTCAGCTAATTTGTGAGTCGACTcgattttatatttatttattttaataataaaattatatccATAATATTTTATCAGTTATTAAGAACAttatattttattcatttttttaaaaaataaaaataattattttttatttttttaatctcgACTCGTCTCCAATTTGAGATCAAATTCGAATTTGAACTTTACACTGAGAGATCGTTGAGTTcgagtttgataaaattaaatcgaagCTCAACTCGATTAAGTCAAAATTCAATTCGAGTCAGAGTCGTTTACAATCCTAGCGAAGACTCCTGGATCTGAGCTTGAATCCACAAGTTGGTCATGTTGATCTTGAAGTAGGCA
This sequence is a window from Coffea eugenioides isolate CCC68of chromosome 7, Ceug_1.0, whole genome shotgun sequence. Protein-coding genes within it:
- the LOC113777920 gene encoding uncharacterized protein LOC113777920 isoform X1, producing the protein MAVNSADECQGTHSVLMTSDGCTNSPKSESESVLVVPNLMKTQMCLDAHPKCQNYPSVKVDVMDIYESSILDTDIEKGKLEIPQSNGEVVGDSKPEDSLKYFQRALQREINFHVGGKFMQLLMNNNLELPKFSPRDKCMTERVFDTPTNRSRKYKRSTSFNSRRVVFLFSILSSVGTIILIYLTLRVRQIGDASANI
- the LOC113777920 gene encoding uncharacterized protein LOC113777920 isoform X2; this translates as MAVNSADECQGTHSVLMTSDGCTNSPKSESESVLVVPNLMKTQMCLDAHPKCQNYPSVKVDVMDIYESSILDTDIEKGKLEIPQSNGEVVGDSKPEDSLKRALQREINFHVGGKFMQLLMNNNLELPKFSPRDKCMTERVFDTPTNRSRKYKRSTSFNSRRVVFLFSILSSVGTIILIYLTLRVRQIGDASANI